A segment of the bacterium genome:
GCAGGGGGAGTTGAGCTCCTCTTCCATCGCGGCGAGCATCTGCGCCGAGCAGGTGCCGCGGGATTCGCCCAGGACCCGCTCCCGGTATTCGGCGAACGCCTGCTGCTGGTCGATCATGACGGCGGAGAGATTCCCGGCGATCGGCGCCGGCTCGCTGCCGACGGGGACGCCGAAGACCTCCCCGAGGTGCGCCGCCGGGTCGGTCGTGACGATGAGGGTCTTGAAGCCCCGGTCCGCGAGGTGCATGGCGACGACGCAGGAGACCGTGGTCTTGCCCACGCCCCCCTTGCCCGTGAAGAAGATGGCGCGGGTCCCCTCGCCGGGAACGGGAAGCAGGAGGCGGTCGAGGTCCGGCGGCGCCGGGGGGGACGGTTCCGGCTCGCAGCCGGGCGGGCCGGGCGCGGTGGCTGGAAGAATGCCATCGTAGAGCTCCGCCGCGACCGAGGCGAGCGCGGAAATTCCCTTCACCTCGCCGTCGCGCAGGAGCATCCGCCTGATCGGCGTCCCGAGCGCTGCCGCGGCGTCCGCGATGACTCGCTGCTGCGCCTCGAACTTCCCCGCGAAGAACCTCGCGTCGCAGGCCTCCCGGGGCAGGATGCCGTTGATGACCGTGAGGCCGGAGGTTATCCCGATCGTCCGGAGTTCCTTCCTGGCGCGCAGCGTCTCGTAGAGCGACAGCGACTCGGGGCGCATGACGAAGACGAACGTGGTCCGCTCCGGGTCCCGCAGCAGCGCCGTGGCCCGGTCGTACTTCTCCTTGGAGTCCTGGATCGTCTGGACCGGCCCGAGGCACGTCTGCCCGCTGCCCCTGGCGGACTCCTCGATGTGTCGCGACCAGTCCACGGGCAGCTCGAGCAGCCGGATCGTGTGGCCGGTGGGGGCGGTGTCGAAAACGATCACCTCGTATTCGGCGCCTTCCATGAAGTCGATGAACCGGTCGAACGACGCCATCTCCGTCGTGCAGGGGCCGCTCAAATTCTCTTCGAGGGACGCGATGACGTCCTCCGGCATCACGCCGCGGTAGGGGCCGATCAAGCGCTCCTTGTATTCGCGCGTCGCCGCGTCCGGGTCGATCTCCATCGCCCACAGGTTCGAGATCCCGTGGATCGGGACGATGCGGTGCCCGATCGCCTGTTCGAAGACGTCGGCCAGGTTCGAGGCGGGATCGGTGGTGACGATCAGGGTGCGCTCGCCCTTCTGCGCGCGGTGGATGGCGGTTGCCGCGGCCATCGTCGTCTTGCCGACGCCGCCCTTGCCGGAGAAGAAGAGATACCGGGTCACGGCGGCGCCCGCTACGCCATGGGCAGGGCCACGGGCGGCGCCTGCGGTTCGATGCCGAGCGCCGTGCACAGCTCCTCGTAGGCAGGGTAGGAGCCGGTGCG
Coding sequences within it:
- a CDS encoding TRC40/GET3/ArsA family transport-energizing ATPase codes for the protein MTRYLFFSGKGGVGKTTMAAATAIHRAQKGERTLIVTTDPASNLADVFEQAIGHRIVPIHGISNLWAMEIDPDAATREYKERLIGPYRGVMPEDVIASLEENLSGPCTTEMASFDRFIDFMEGAEYEVIVFDTAPTGHTIRLLELPVDWSRHIEESARGSGQTCLGPVQTIQDSKEKYDRATALLRDPERTTFVFVMRPESLSLYETLRARKELRTIGITSGLTVINGILPREACDARFFAGKFEAQQRVIADAAAALGTPIRRMLLRDGEVKGISALASVAAELYDGILPATAPGPPGCEPEPSPPAPPDLDRLLLPVPGEGTRAIFFTGKGGVGKTTVSCVVAMHLADRGFKTLIVTTDPAAHLGEVFGVPVGSEPAPIAGNLSAVMIDQQQAFAEYRERVLGESRGTCSAQMLAAMEEELNSPCTVEMAAFDRFVRFIEGRDYDVVVFDTAPTGHTLRLLDLPFDYARQVEMMVSSAENAAVKQETGNRFRQIIALLRDPARAVFSLVLYPESTPIMESWRAMLDLRRAGIHTQFIVANLLLPEAACGNAFFRNRRRMQLKYLKDIDDRFALPVLRFPLMAEEIRGLDLLRRATAALPSGLTSA